From Lycium ferocissimum isolate CSIRO_LF1 unplaced genomic scaffold, AGI_CSIRO_Lferr_CH_V1 ctg407, whole genome shotgun sequence, the proteins below share one genomic window:
- the LOC132044250 gene encoding polygalacturonase At1g48100-like, whose product MGGLSFRSFTFVFIVAFLVWSSSNVEICNARRGKHWRQQTRTSSASLYKKKGKSHGNNHHHKSGSKPKPKYSSPPSSTPKNPPSKGYDNVPSTNIFDVRNFGAKGDGKTDDTKAFQDAWAAACKVEASTMIVPSQYVFLVGPISFSGPYCQHNIVFQLDGTLIAPVDAKSWGSGLFQWLDFTKLVGITVKGSGVIDGRGSVWWQDTPYSDPLDDELKLIIPLNKTLLRHPPTPLNSSLSGKMPSIKPTALRFYGSFNVTVTGIRIQNSQQCHLKFDNCIGVSVYNFTATSPGDSPNTDGIHLQNSKDALIRSSNIACGDDCVSIQTGCTNVYVHNVNCGPGHGISIGGLGKDNTKACVSNITVKDVVMKNTMNGVRIKTWQGGSGSVQGVFFSNIQMNEVQLPIVIDQFYCDKRNCKNQTAAVALSGINYEGIKGTYTVKPVHLACSDSMPCQEVTLTNIQLKPIQERYHMYDPYCWQTFGELYTPTQPPIQCLQTGKPASNKIQADHDQC is encoded by the exons atgggaggATTAAGTTTTAGAAGCTTCACATTTGTGTTCATAGTTGCATTTCTCGTATGGTCGTCGTCAAATGTAGAGATTTGTAATGCAAGAAGAGGCAAGCATTGGAGACAACAAACAAGAACTTCCTCTGCTTCTTTGtacaagaagaaaggaaagtcTCATGGTAACAATCACCACCACAAAAGTGGGAGCAAGCCGAAACCAAAATACTCGTCTCCACCATCAAGTACACCGAAAAACCCCCCAAGCAAAGGTTACGACAATGTACCGTCGACCAACATCTTTGATGTAAGAAATTTCGGTGCCAAAGGAGATGGCAAGACCGATGACACTAAG GCATTTCAAGATGCATGGGCAGCTGCTTGTAAAGTGGAAGCTTCAACGATGATCGTTCCATCTCAATATGTATTCCTTGTCGGACCAATTTCATTCTCAGGTCCATACTGTCAGCACAACATTGTTTTTCAG CTTGATGGGACGTTAATTGCACCAGTTGATGCCAAATCTTGGGGTTCAGGTCTTTTTCAATGGCTTGACTTTACCAAATTGGTAGGGATTACAGTTAAAGGAAGTGGGGTGATTGATGGGAGGGGTTCAGTTTGGTGGCAAGATACCCCATATTCTGATCCTCTAGATGATGAATTAAAACTAATCATCCCACTAAACAAGACATTATTGAGACATCCTCCAACTCCT CTGAATAGCTCACTTAGTGGAAAGATGCCAAGCATTAAGCCAACA GCTCTTCGATTCTATGGGAGTTTCAATGTTACTGTAACAGGAATCAGAATTCAGAATAGTCAACAATGCCATCTCAAGTTTGACAATTGCATAGGGGTATCGGTATACAATTTCACTGCCACGTCTCCTGGAGATAGTCCTAATACAGATGGAATCCATTTACAGAACTCCAAAGACGCGCTAATCCGCAGTTCCAACATCGCTTGTG GAGATGACTGTGTCTCCATACAAACTGGATGCACCAATGTGTATGTACACAACGTAAATTGTGGACCAGGACATGGAATCAGCATTGGAGGACTAGGGAAAGACAACACAAAGGCTTGTGTTTCAAATATTACAGTCAAAGATGTTGTTATGAAGAACACAATGAACGGCGTCAGGATTAAGACATGGCAG GGTGGGTCAGGGTCAGTACAAGGAGTGTTTTTCTCAAACATTCAAATGAACGAAGTGCAGCTACCAATTGTAATTGATCAGTTCTATTGTGACAAGAGAAATTGCAAGAACCAGACAGCTGCAGTGGCTTTATCAGGAATCAACTATGAAGGTATTAAAGGAACATATACAGTAAAACCAGTGCATCTAGCATGCAGTGACAGTATGCCATGTCAAGAAGTGACCCTCACGAATATCCAACTAAAGCCAATACAAGAGCGTTACCACATGTATGATCCATATTGTTGGCAGACGTTCGGAGAGTTATATACTCCTACTCAACCTCCAATTCAGTGTTTACAAACCGGCAAACCAGCGAGTAACAAAATTCAGGCAGATCATGATCAATGCTAG